TAAGCGAGAACGGCCCGGCACCCGGCTTGCCGATCTGCCCGGTAGCCAGATGCAGGTTGATCAGCGCCAGGTTCTTGTCTGTGCCGTGACTGGACTGGTTCAGCCCCATGCAGTACAGCGACAGGCTGGCCGGGCTGTGGCCAAACCACTCGGCGGCCTGGATCAGGTCTTCCTCGCGGATACCGCAGATTTCCGCCGCCATTTTCGGTGTGGTGTTGCGCACCATCTGCTTGAGTTCGGCAAAGCCTTCGGTATGGGCGTGGATGTAATCCTCCGCCACCAGCCCTTCCCAGATCAGGTGGTGCAGCATGCCGTTGAACAGGGCGACATCGGTGCCGGGTTGAATCTGCAAATGCAGGTCGGCCATGGCGGCGGTGTCGGTGCGGCGCGGGTCGATGACAATCCAGCGCGTGTCCGGCCTCGCCGCGCGGGCTTCTTCCAGCCGACGCAGCAGCACCGGGTGGGCGTAGGCCAGATTGCTGCCGGCAAACAGCACGCAGTCGGCCTGTTCCAGATCGGCATAACAGGTGGGCGGGCCATCGGCACCAAAGGCTTTCTTATAAGCGGTAACGGCGCTGGACATGCACAGGCGGGAGTTGGTGTCGATATTGTTGGTCCCCACCACGCCCTTGGCCAGCTTGTTGAACAGATAGTAGTCCTCGGTCAGCAACTGGCCGGACACGTAAAAAGCCACCGCGTCCGGCCCGTGCTGGCGGATGATGCAGGCAAAACTTTCCGCCACGCTGTCCAGCGCGCTTGCCCAGTCAACGCGCTGGCGCGGCGCATCGCGGGTGGTCCGCATTTCCGGGCACAGTGCGCGGCCACTGTCGCTGGCGGCGCTGGCCGCCAGATTCAGCCCCTTGCTGCACAGCCGGCCAAAATTGGCCGGATGCTCGGGGTCGCCGCGCACACCGGTAATGCGTCCATCTTCGCTGGCAATCAGCACGCCACAGCCTGTGCCGCAATAGCAGCAGGTGGAGCGGGTTTCAGTCTTGCCCATTTTGCCCATCCTTTTCTGATGACAAGGTCCCGTTGCAATCGGCCTTGTTCACAACCCCAGCAGCACCATGCCCTGTTCCAGCTTTACCGGAAAATGGCGGGCGCAGCCCACATCCGGCGCGCGGGCTTCGCCGCTGGCCAGATCGATATTCCAGCTGTGCAGCGGACAAGTCACCGATTCGCCGTGCACAATGCCCTGGCTCAGCGGCCCGCCCTTGTGCGGGCAACGGTCCAGCAGGGCAAATACCTTGTTGTCATGGGTGCGAAACACCGCCACATTGCCGCTGGCACGTTCCACCACCCGGCTGCCTTGCGGCGGAATGTCAGTGAGGGCGCAGATGTGTACCCAGTGTTGGCTGTCTGTCATGGCGTGCGCTCCTCAGGCGTGCAGCTTGATCGGAATGAATTCGTTTTTCTGCGTACCGGCAATGCGTACCGCCCATGGGTCTGGCAGGCCTTGCAGGGAAAACAGCAAGCGCTGGTACAGTGCCTGGCGGCTGGCGGCATCGGTCACCACCTTGGCCTTGATGACATCCAGGCCGACGCGGGCGATGTAGTGCACGGTGCGGTCCAGGTAATAGGCTTCCTCGCGGTACAGCTGCAAGAATGCCCCGCTGTATTCCTTTACTTCCTCGGCGGTTTTCACCTTGCACAGAAACTGCGCCACCTCGGTCTTGATGCCGCCGTTGCCGCCGACATACAGCTCCCAGCCGGAATCCACCGCAATCACCCCCACGTCCTTGATGCCGGCTTCGGCACAGTTGCGCGGGCAGCCGGACACCGCCAGCTTTACCTTGTGCGGCGACCACATATTGGCCAGCATGGTTTCCAGATCAATGCCCATCTGGGTGCTGTTCTGGGTGCCAAAGCGGCAGAACTCGCTGCCGACGCAGGTTTTCACCGTGCGGATGGATTTGCCGTAGGCGTGGCCAGACTGCATGCCCAGGTCTTGCCACACATTGACCAGGTCTTCCTTCTTCACCCCCAGCAGGTCGATACGCTGACCGCCGGTGACTTTCACCATCGGCACCTGGTATTTGTCGGCCACGTCGGCGATGCGGCGCAGCTCGCTGGCGGTGGTGACACCGCCCTTCATCTGCGGAATCACCGAGAAAGTGCCGTCCTTCTGGATATTGGCGTGCACGCGTTCGTTGACGAAGCGGCTTTGCGGGTCGTCCACCGCCTCGTGCGGCCAACTGGACAGCAGGTAGTAGTTGATGGCCGGGCGGCAGGTGGCGCAGCCATTGGGGGTGCGCCACTCCAGAAAGTGAAACACCTCGGCATGGGTCAGCAAATGCTGTTCGCGGATGGCCTTGCGCACTTCACCATGGCTGCGTTCGGTACAGCCGCACACTGCCTTGGTCTTGGGCGTTTCCTGGAAATCCGTACCCACCACGCTCATCAGGATCTGCTCCACCAGCCCGGAGCAGGAACCACAGGAGCTGGCCGCCTTGGTGTGCTTTTTCACCTCATCCAGGGTAAACAGGCCCTTGTCCTTGATGGTCTTGACGATGGTTCCCTTGCACACGCCGTTGCAGCCGCACACTTCGTCGCTGTCTTTCATGCCGGCGGCCTTGCTCTGGCCCTGCACGCCGGCGTCACCGATGGTGGATTCGCCAAACATCAGCGTGTCGCGCAAGTCGGCTACCGAACGGCCTTCGCGCAGCAGTTTGAAATACCAGGCACCGTCGGCGGTATCGCCATACAGGCAGACCCCGGCCAGCTTGTCGTCCTTGATCACCAGCTTTTTGTACACGCCGCCAGCCGGGTCGGACAGCACGATGTCCTCCATGCCTTCCCCGCCCATGAAGTCGCCAGCCGAGAACAAATCAATCCCGGTAACTTTCAGCTTGGTGGACAGCACCGAGCCCTGATAACGGCCGATTCCCAGCTGGGCCAGATGGTTGGCGCACACCTTGGCCTGCTCGAACAGCGGGGCCACCAGGCCATAGGCCACGCCACGGTGGCTGACACATTCGCCCACGGCATACACACGCGGGTCGTAGGTTTGCAGCGCATCGCTCACCACGATGCCGCGCTCGCAATGCAGGCCGCAGGATTCGGCCAGTGCGGTATTGGGGCGAATGCCCACCGCCATCACCACCAGCTGCGCGTCCACCTGCTCGCCATCGCTGAAACGCACCCCGGCCACACCGCCCTGGCCGTCATCCAGAATGGCCGCGGTCTGCTTACCCAGCAAAAAGCCGATACCGCGTTCTTCCAGCGCCTGACGCAGCAGGTCACCGGCCACATCGTCCAGCTGGCGGTCCAGCAGCCAGTCGCCCAGATGCACCACGGTAACCTCCATGCCGCGCAATTTCAGGCCATTGGCAGCCTCCAGCCCCAGCAGGCCACCGCCAATCACCACGGCCTGACGCTTGGTCTTGGCGGCATCCATCATCAGTTCGGTATCGCGGATGTCGCGGTAGCTGATGACGCCATCCAGCTCCTTGCCCGGTACCGGCAGGATGAAGGGCGTGGAGCCGGTGGCCAGCAGCAGGCGGTCGTAAGCGGCCTCGGTGCCGTCCTCGGCGATGACTTTGCGGCGGACCCGGTCGATGGTGGCCACATTCTTGCCCATGTGCAGGGTGATGCCCTGTTCGGCATACCACTCCACACTGTTGAGAATGATGTCCTTGAAAGCCTGCTCCCCGGCCAGCACCGGCGACAGCAGGATGCGGTTGTAGTTGGGGTGGGGTTCGGCACCGAATACGGTGATGTCGTACATGTCCGGTGCCAGGCCCAGCAACTCTTCCACGGTGCGGATGCCGGCCATGCCGTTACCCACCACCACCAGCTTTTGCCGGGTCTTGCCCTGCAGTTCTGCCATGTCCATCGTGCTCTCCTTTGCTTCTTATACCCGGGCTGCGGCTACGGTCCAGCCACTGCGCCAGCGTTGTTTCACTCCGGCCAGGCTCAGCCAGGCCAGGCAGCACAGGCAGGCAAACAGCCACAAGCCAGCCGCATAACCACCGGTAGCCTGCTTGATGGCTCCCAGGCTGGCGGCCAGGGCAAAACCACCCACCCCGCCCGCCATGCCTACCAGGCCGGTCATCACGCCGATTTCCTTGCCAAAGCGCTGCGGCACCAGCTGGAACACCGCGCCGTTACCGGCACCCAGGCACAGCATGGCCAGAATGAACAGCAGCAGTGCCACCGAAGGGCCACCCACATTGAAGCCGGCAGCGCCAATCAGCAGCGCGCAGCACAGATACACCGCCAGCAACGAACGGGTGCCGCCCAGACGGTCGGCCAGCATGCCGCCCAGCGGACGCATGACCGAGCCGGCAAACACACAGGCGGCGGTGTACATGCCGGCTGTTTTGGCATCAAAGGCAAACTGGTCGTGGAAGTAGCCCGGCAATGCGCTGGCAAAACCGGAGAAGCCGCCAAAGGTCATCGAGTAGAAGAACATGAACCACCAGGCGTCCTTTTCCTTCAGCACGGCCAGATAGTCGGCCAGCTTCTTGGCCGGCGGTGCATTGGGCGCATCCTTGGCACAGATAGCAAAGATGATGAGCGCAGCAAGCAGCGGAATGCAGGCCAGGCCAAATACGTTCTGCCAGCCAAAAACCAGCGCCAGCGCCGGGGCAAACAGCGCGGCCAGCACGGTGCCGGAATTACCTGCCCCGGCAA
The sequence above is drawn from the Aquitalea denitrificans genome and encodes:
- the nirD gene encoding nitrite reductase small subunit NirD, with product MTDSQHWVHICALTDIPPQGSRVVERASGNVAVFRTHDNKVFALLDRCPHKGGPLSQGIVHGESVTCPLHSWNIDLASGEARAPDVGCARHFPVKLEQGMVLLGL
- a CDS encoding nitrate/nitrite transporter, whose translation is MDRTFWQAGHKPTLFSAFLYFDLSFMVWYLLGPLQVPIATALHLSTQQRGLMVATPILAGAILRLLMGVLVDRIGARGAGIIGQLIVIAALLAAWQIGIASLGGALLLGLFLGVAGASFAVSLPLASRWYPPQHQGTAMGIAGAGNSGTVLAALFAPALALVFGWQNVFGLACIPLLAALIIFAICAKDAPNAPPAKKLADYLAVLKEKDAWWFMFFYSMTFGGFSGFASALPGYFHDQFAFDAKTAGMYTAACVFAGSVMRPLGGMLADRLGGTRSLLAVYLCCALLIGAAGFNVGGPSVALLLFILAMLCLGAGNGAVFQLVPQRFGKEIGVMTGLVGMAGGVGGFALAASLGAIKQATGGYAAGLWLFACLCCLAWLSLAGVKQRWRSGWTVAAARV